In Xenopus tropicalis strain Nigerian chromosome 5, UCB_Xtro_10.0, whole genome shotgun sequence, one genomic interval encodes:
- the fbxo11 gene encoding F-box only protein 11 isoform X1, giving the protein MNSVRAANRRPRRVSRPRPVQPDRNNAGERDEVPADMVAEESGPGAQNSPYQLRRKTLVPKRTACPAKSSMEGASTSATENFGHRAKRARVSGKSQDLPSAPAEQYLQEKLPDEVVLKIFSYLLEQDLCRAACVCKRFSELANDPILWKRLYMEVFEYTRPMMHPEPGKFYPINPEEYEHPNPWKESFQQLYKGAHVKPGFAEHFYSNPTRYKGRENMLYYDTIEDALGGVQEAHFDGLIFVHSGIYTDEWIYIESPITMIGAAPGKVADKVIIENTRDSTFVFMEGSEDAYVGYMTIRFNPDDKSAQHHNAHHCLEITVNCSPVIDFCIIRSTCTVGSAVCVSGQGACPTIKQCNISDCENVGLYITDHAQGIYEDNEISNNALAGIWVKNHGNPIIRRNHIHHGRDVGVFTFDHGMGYFESCNIHRNRIAGFEVKAYANPTVVRCEIHHGQTGGIYVHEKGRGQFLENKIYANNFAGVWITSNSDPTIRGNAIFNGNQGGVYIFGDGRGLIEENDIYGNALAGIQIRTNSCPIVRHNKIHDGQHGGIYVHEKGQGVIEENEVYSNTLAGVWVTTGSTPVLRRNRIHSGKQVGVYFYDNGHGVLEDNDIYNHMYSGVQIRTGSNPKIRRNKIWGGQNGGILVYNSGLGFIEDNEIFDNAMAGVWIKTDSNPTLRRNKIHDGRDGGICIFNGGRGLLEENDIFRNAQAGVLISTNSHPILRKNRIFDGFAAGIEITNHATATLEGNQIFNNRFGGLFLASGVNVTMKDNKISNNQDAIEKAVSRGQCLYKISSYTSYPMHDFYRCHTCNTTDRNAICVNCIKKCHQGHDVEFIRHDRFFCDCGAGTLSNPCTLAGEPTHDTDTLYDSAPPIESNTLQHN; this is encoded by the exons ATGAAGTGCCTGCAGACATGGTTGCAGAAGAATCAGGTCCTGGTGCACAGAATAGTCCATATCAACTCCGCAGAAAAACTCTTGTCCCCAAAAGAACCGCTTGTCCAGCAAAAAGCAgcatggag GGTGCTTCTACTTCAGCAACTGAAAACTTTGGCCACAGAGCGAAACGTGCCAGGGTATCTGGAAAATCACAGGATTTGCCTT CAGCTCCTGCAGAACAGTACCTTCAAGAGAAGCTTCCGGATGAAGTGGTCCTAAAGATCTTCTCCTACCTATTGGAGCAGGATCTCTGCAGAGCAGCTTGTGTTTGCAAACGCTTCAGTGAACTTGCTAATGATCCTATTTTATG GAAACGCTTATACATGGAAGTATTTGAATATACACGTCCAATGATGCATCCTGAACCAGGGAAGTTCTACCCAATTAACCCTGAAGAATATGAACATCCAAATCCATGGAAAGAAAGCTTTCAGCAATTG TACAAAGGTGCGCATGTTAAACCAGGCTTTGCAGAACACTTCTACAGTAATCCTACAAGATACAAAGGCAGAGAGAATATGTTG TATTATGATACTATCGAGGATGCTCTTGGCGGTGTACAGGAAGCACATTTTGACGGGCTAATCTTTGTGCATTCTGGCATCTACACAGATGAATGGATATACATTGAGTCCCCAATAACCATGATTGGTGCAG CACCAGGAAAAGTAGCAGACAAGGTAATTATTGAGAATACAAGAGATTCCACATTTGTATTTATGGAGGGATCAGAGGATGCCTATGTTGGTTACATGACAATACGG TTTAACCCTGATGATAAATCAGCCCAGCATCATAATGCACATCACTGCTTAGAGATCACAGTAAACTGCAGCCCAGTCATTGATTTCTGTATCATTCGAAGTACTTGCACAG TTGGTTCTGCGGTATGTGTCAGCGGCCAGGGTGCATGTCCCACTATCAAACAGTGTAACATTAGCGACTGTGAGAATGTAGGACTCTACATCACCGACCACGCACAG GGGATCTACGAGGACAATGAGATCTCCAATAATGCACTAGCTGGAATATGGGTTAAAAATCATGGCAACCCTATTATAAGAAGGAATCACATTCATCATGGGCGAGATGTTGGTGTTTTCACATTTGACCATGGCATG GGTTATTTTGAAAGCTGCAACATACACAGAAATAGAATAGCAGGTTTCGAGGTGAAAGCCTATGCCAACCCCACAGTGGTGAGGTGTGAAATCCACCACGGCCAGACCGGAGGAATCTACGTCCATGAAAAAGGGAGAGGACAGTTTTTAGAGAACAAAATCTATGCAAACAATTTTGCCGGTGTATGGATTACCTCAAATAGTGACCCAACTATTAG GGGAAATGCAATTTTTAATGGAAACCAAGGGGGAGTGTATATCTTTGGTGATGGAAGAGGCCTTATAGAAGAAAATGACATATATG GAAATGCATTAGCAGGAATTCAGATTCGTACAAACAGCTGCCCCATTGTCAGACACAATAAAATTCACGATGGACAGCATGGTGGCATCTATGTG CATGAAAAGGGACAGGGAGTAATTGAAGAAAATGAAGTATACAGTAACACATTGGCTGGCGTTTGGGTGACAACTGGAAGTACGCCTGTGTTAAGGCGGAACAGAATACACAGCGGAAAGCAG GTCGGAGTGTACTTTTATGACAATGGCCACGGTGTCCTAGAAGACAACGACATCTATAATCACATGTATTCTGGAGTTCAGATAAG AACTGGAAGCAACCCTAAAATAAGGCGGAATAAAATCTGGGGAGGACAGAATGGCGGTATACTTGTATATAATTCTG GGCTTGGATTTATAGAAGACAATGAAATATTTGATAATGCAATGGCCGGCGTCTGGATCAAAACAGACAGCAACCCAACCTTACGGAGAAATAAAATCCATGATGGAAGAGATGGAGGAATCTGTATATTTAATGGAGGCAGAG GACTCCTTGAAGAGAACGACATCTTCCGAAACGCCCAAGCTGGTGTTCTTATCAGCACCAACAGTCACCCAATTTTAAGGAAAAATCGAATATTTGATGGATTTGCAGCAG GTATTGAGATTACAAATCACGCCACAGCAACACTTGAAGGAAATCAGATCTTCAACAATCGTTTTGGAGGGTTATTTCTAGCATCTGGTGTCAACGTTACCATGAAAG ATAATAAAATATCCAACAATCAAGATGCCATAGAGAAAGCAGTCAGTAGAGGCCAGTGTTTATATAAGATATCAAGTTATACCAGCTATCCAATGCATGACTTCTACAG ATGTCACACCTGCAACACCACAGACCGCAATGCCATCTGTGTCAACTGCATCAAGAAGTGCCACCAAGGGCACGACGTAGAGTTTATTAGACATGATAG GTTTTTCTGTGACTGTGGGGCCGGAACACTGTCCAATCCGTGTACATTAGCCGGAGAGCCAACCCATGATACAGATACACTATATGACTCTGCTCCACCTATAGAATCAAATACTTTGCAACACAACTGA
- the fbxo11 gene encoding F-box only protein 11 isoform X2, producing MNSVRAANRRPRRVSRPRPVQPDRNNAGERDEVPADMVAEESGPGAQNSPYQLRRKTLVPKRTACPAKSSMEGASTSATENFGHRAKRARVSGKSQDLPSPAEQYLQEKLPDEVVLKIFSYLLEQDLCRAACVCKRFSELANDPILWKRLYMEVFEYTRPMMHPEPGKFYPINPEEYEHPNPWKESFQQLYKGAHVKPGFAEHFYSNPTRYKGRENMLYYDTIEDALGGVQEAHFDGLIFVHSGIYTDEWIYIESPITMIGAAPGKVADKVIIENTRDSTFVFMEGSEDAYVGYMTIRFNPDDKSAQHHNAHHCLEITVNCSPVIDFCIIRSTCTVGSAVCVSGQGACPTIKQCNISDCENVGLYITDHAQGIYEDNEISNNALAGIWVKNHGNPIIRRNHIHHGRDVGVFTFDHGMGYFESCNIHRNRIAGFEVKAYANPTVVRCEIHHGQTGGIYVHEKGRGQFLENKIYANNFAGVWITSNSDPTIRGNAIFNGNQGGVYIFGDGRGLIEENDIYGNALAGIQIRTNSCPIVRHNKIHDGQHGGIYVHEKGQGVIEENEVYSNTLAGVWVTTGSTPVLRRNRIHSGKQVGVYFYDNGHGVLEDNDIYNHMYSGVQIRTGSNPKIRRNKIWGGQNGGILVYNSGLGFIEDNEIFDNAMAGVWIKTDSNPTLRRNKIHDGRDGGICIFNGGRGLLEENDIFRNAQAGVLISTNSHPILRKNRIFDGFAAGIEITNHATATLEGNQIFNNRFGGLFLASGVNVTMKDNKISNNQDAIEKAVSRGQCLYKISSYTSYPMHDFYRCHTCNTTDRNAICVNCIKKCHQGHDVEFIRHDRFFCDCGAGTLSNPCTLAGEPTHDTDTLYDSAPPIESNTLQHN from the exons ATGAAGTGCCTGCAGACATGGTTGCAGAAGAATCAGGTCCTGGTGCACAGAATAGTCCATATCAACTCCGCAGAAAAACTCTTGTCCCCAAAAGAACCGCTTGTCCAGCAAAAAGCAgcatggag GGTGCTTCTACTTCAGCAACTGAAAACTTTGGCCACAGAGCGAAACGTGCCAGGGTATCTGGAAAATCACAGGATTTGCCTT CTCCTGCAGAACAGTACCTTCAAGAGAAGCTTCCGGATGAAGTGGTCCTAAAGATCTTCTCCTACCTATTGGAGCAGGATCTCTGCAGAGCAGCTTGTGTTTGCAAACGCTTCAGTGAACTTGCTAATGATCCTATTTTATG GAAACGCTTATACATGGAAGTATTTGAATATACACGTCCAATGATGCATCCTGAACCAGGGAAGTTCTACCCAATTAACCCTGAAGAATATGAACATCCAAATCCATGGAAAGAAAGCTTTCAGCAATTG TACAAAGGTGCGCATGTTAAACCAGGCTTTGCAGAACACTTCTACAGTAATCCTACAAGATACAAAGGCAGAGAGAATATGTTG TATTATGATACTATCGAGGATGCTCTTGGCGGTGTACAGGAAGCACATTTTGACGGGCTAATCTTTGTGCATTCTGGCATCTACACAGATGAATGGATATACATTGAGTCCCCAATAACCATGATTGGTGCAG CACCAGGAAAAGTAGCAGACAAGGTAATTATTGAGAATACAAGAGATTCCACATTTGTATTTATGGAGGGATCAGAGGATGCCTATGTTGGTTACATGACAATACGG TTTAACCCTGATGATAAATCAGCCCAGCATCATAATGCACATCACTGCTTAGAGATCACAGTAAACTGCAGCCCAGTCATTGATTTCTGTATCATTCGAAGTACTTGCACAG TTGGTTCTGCGGTATGTGTCAGCGGCCAGGGTGCATGTCCCACTATCAAACAGTGTAACATTAGCGACTGTGAGAATGTAGGACTCTACATCACCGACCACGCACAG GGGATCTACGAGGACAATGAGATCTCCAATAATGCACTAGCTGGAATATGGGTTAAAAATCATGGCAACCCTATTATAAGAAGGAATCACATTCATCATGGGCGAGATGTTGGTGTTTTCACATTTGACCATGGCATG GGTTATTTTGAAAGCTGCAACATACACAGAAATAGAATAGCAGGTTTCGAGGTGAAAGCCTATGCCAACCCCACAGTGGTGAGGTGTGAAATCCACCACGGCCAGACCGGAGGAATCTACGTCCATGAAAAAGGGAGAGGACAGTTTTTAGAGAACAAAATCTATGCAAACAATTTTGCCGGTGTATGGATTACCTCAAATAGTGACCCAACTATTAG GGGAAATGCAATTTTTAATGGAAACCAAGGGGGAGTGTATATCTTTGGTGATGGAAGAGGCCTTATAGAAGAAAATGACATATATG GAAATGCATTAGCAGGAATTCAGATTCGTACAAACAGCTGCCCCATTGTCAGACACAATAAAATTCACGATGGACAGCATGGTGGCATCTATGTG CATGAAAAGGGACAGGGAGTAATTGAAGAAAATGAAGTATACAGTAACACATTGGCTGGCGTTTGGGTGACAACTGGAAGTACGCCTGTGTTAAGGCGGAACAGAATACACAGCGGAAAGCAG GTCGGAGTGTACTTTTATGACAATGGCCACGGTGTCCTAGAAGACAACGACATCTATAATCACATGTATTCTGGAGTTCAGATAAG AACTGGAAGCAACCCTAAAATAAGGCGGAATAAAATCTGGGGAGGACAGAATGGCGGTATACTTGTATATAATTCTG GGCTTGGATTTATAGAAGACAATGAAATATTTGATAATGCAATGGCCGGCGTCTGGATCAAAACAGACAGCAACCCAACCTTACGGAGAAATAAAATCCATGATGGAAGAGATGGAGGAATCTGTATATTTAATGGAGGCAGAG GACTCCTTGAAGAGAACGACATCTTCCGAAACGCCCAAGCTGGTGTTCTTATCAGCACCAACAGTCACCCAATTTTAAGGAAAAATCGAATATTTGATGGATTTGCAGCAG GTATTGAGATTACAAATCACGCCACAGCAACACTTGAAGGAAATCAGATCTTCAACAATCGTTTTGGAGGGTTATTTCTAGCATCTGGTGTCAACGTTACCATGAAAG ATAATAAAATATCCAACAATCAAGATGCCATAGAGAAAGCAGTCAGTAGAGGCCAGTGTTTATATAAGATATCAAGTTATACCAGCTATCCAATGCATGACTTCTACAG ATGTCACACCTGCAACACCACAGACCGCAATGCCATCTGTGTCAACTGCATCAAGAAGTGCCACCAAGGGCACGACGTAGAGTTTATTAGACATGATAG GTTTTTCTGTGACTGTGGGGCCGGAACACTGTCCAATCCGTGTACATTAGCCGGAGAGCCAACCCATGATACAGATACACTATATGACTCTGCTCCACCTATAGAATCAAATACTTTGCAACACAACTGA